The following proteins are encoded in a genomic region of Arachis stenosperma cultivar V10309 chromosome 4, arast.V10309.gnm1.PFL2, whole genome shotgun sequence:
- the LOC130974472 gene encoding uncharacterized protein LOC130974472 — MNLSEKLMQPSSGELVGFSGERVPIKGYIWLRTTMGNDPLSRTLDIQYLIVDCPSPYNIILGRPALNMFRAVISTYHLCVKFQAQGGKIVTIHSDRQQARQCYNASLKRSDTSLKQREVHSIHGTEVLSLAELDPRGDTQERPQPADELQKIQLTHMQEQVTYIGQALQGQQRSELIKLLQTNADLFAWTPADMPGISPDVICHKLATNRTSRPIAQKKRNLGAEKSRAALEETEKLLKANFIKEIRFTTWLSNVVMVRKNSGKWRMCVDFTDLNKACPKDAYPLPCIDKLVDNTSGFKSLSFMDAYSGYNQILMHPEDRSKTAFITEHDNFCYRVMPFGLKNAGATYQRLVDKVFRHQIGRNIEIYVDDMVAKTTPERPHCDDLKEIFEQIRSYNMRLNPEKCAFGVQGGKFLGFMLTSRGIEANPEKCKAILNMASPKTMKEVQQLARRVAALSRFLPAVSSRSYLFFQTILKDKKFQWTAECERAFDELKNILSSPPVLQRPIVSKSLYLYLSVSNHSISSALVIETGKTQQPVYFVSRVMQPTEQRQILAKPELAGRLTKWSIELSEFDIQFQPRSALKAQILTNFITELTSDEHNKTWELHVDGASNREGSGAGIILKEGDEVIAEQALQFHFAASNNQAEYEALIAGLKLALSHQVQSLTAHCDSLLVVQQIRGTIPSTEPNQQQFRRKASFYTKIAGELYRRGFSQPLLKCLNKDEAREVMDEIHEGVCENHIGGRALAAKIARTGYYWPTMKRDCLAKVKACDKCQKHEAISTKPAEVLHSMEAEAANRVVLQAIKKKLNNAKGEWAELIPKILWSYNTTVQNTTGETPFRLVYGSEALIPVEIGIPTIRAELYDEQHNTRARKAELDLAEEDRKIAAIKQRAQKQLAEKKHNKKVVPRTFSEGDLVLRRTEEARRPHSHGKLATNWEGPFRISKVLGMGAYQLQTLQGNTMSGNWNVSSLKMYRS, encoded by the exons atgaaTCTATCTGAAAAACTAATGCAACCCTCATCCGGAGAATTAGTAGGATTCTCTGGAGAAAGAGTGCCGATCAAGGGCTATATATGGCTAAGGACCACAATGGGAAATGACCCGTTGTCAAGGACCTTGGACATACAATACCTAATAGTTGACTGCCCTAGTCCTTATAACATTATTCTCGGAAGACCTGCTCTGAATATGTTCAGAGCAGTCATATCTACTTATCATCTATGTGTTAAATTTCAGGCACAGGGCGGCAAGATAGTAACAATACATTCAGATCGCCAACAAGCTCGGCAGTGCTATAATGCGAGCCTAAAAAGATCGGACACAAGCCTGAAACAACGTGAAGTCCATTCAATACATGGCACGGAAGTATTATCCTTGGCCGAGCTTGATCCTCGAGGGGACACCCAAGAAAGACCTCAACCAGCAGACGAGCTCCAGAAGATCCAACTGACCCATATGCAGGAACAGGTAACATACATCGGCCAAGCATTACAAGGACAGCAAAGGTCGGAACTGATAAAATTATTGCAAACAAACGCCGACTTGTTCGCCTGGACCCCAGCGGACATGCCTGGTATAAGTCCAGACGTAATCTGCCATAAATTGGCCACCAACAGGACAAGCCGACCTATAGCTCAGAAGAAGAGAAACCTTGGGGCGGAAAAGTCAAGGGCAGCCTTAGAAGAGACAGAGAAACTCCTCAAAGCCAACTTCATCAAAGAAATTCGATTCACCACATGGCTCTCAAACGTAGTCATGGTAAGGAAAAATTCAGGTAAGTGGCGCATGTGCGTCGACTTTACAGATTTGAACAAGGCATGCCCTAAAGATGCTTATCCTTTACCATGCATCGATAAACTCGTAGACAACACATCAGGTTTCAAAAGCTTgagcttcatggatgcatactctggCTACAACCAGATCCTTATGCATCCAGAAGATCGAAGCAAGACTGCATTTATAACTGAACATGATAATTTCTGCTATAGAGTTATGCCATTTGGCCTAAAGAATGCAGGTGCAACTTACCAACGATTGGTGGACAAGGTATTCCGACATCAAATAGGTCGGAACATCGAAATTTACGTCGACGACATGGTAGCCAAGACCACCCCAGAACGGCCACACTGTGACGACCTCAAAGAAATATTCGAACAGATCCGATCATACAATATGAGGCTCAACCCGGAAAAATGCGCCTTTGGAGTACAAGGAGGCAAATTCCTCGGGTTTATGCTAACCTCACGAGGAATTGAAGCGAACCCTGAAAAGTGCAAAGCAATACTCAACATGGCAAGCCCTAAAACGATGAAAGAGGTACAACAATTAGCAAGAAGGGTAGCCGCACTTTCTCGATTCCTACCAGCAGTATCAAGCCGATCTTACCTGTTTTTCCAGACGAtcttaaaagataaaaaattccAATGGACAGCAGAATGCGAGAGGGCGTTTGACGAGCTTAAAAACATCTTATCATCGCCACCCGTGCTACAGAGACCTATAGTCAGTAAATCCCTATATTTGTATTTATCCGTTTCCAATCATTCTATAAGCTCGGCTCTGGTCATTGAGACAGGAAAGACACAACAGCCAGTATACTTCGTCAGCAGAGTCATGCAACCGACAGAGCAAAG GCAAATATTAGCGAAGCCAGAACTGGCCGGACGCCTGACCAAATGGTCGATCGAGCTTTCGGAATTCGACATTCAGTTCCAACCTAGGTCGGCCCTGAAAGCACAGATCCTCACTAATTTCATCACGGAACTGACATCTGACGAACATAACAAAACATGGGAATTACATGTGGACGGAGCGTCAAACCGAGAAGGAAGTGGGGCCGGAATAATCCTAAAAGAAGGTGACGAGGTAATAGCGGAACAAGCCCTCCAATTCCATTTCGCAGCAAGCAACAACCAGGCCGAGTATGAGGCCCTCATAGCAGGACTCAAGCTCGCACTAAGCCACCAAGTACAAAGCCTGACAGCACATTGCGACTCCCTCCTGGTGGTTCAACAGATCCGAG GTACCATACCCAGTACGGAGCCCAACCAACAACAGTTCAGACGTAAAGCAAGCTTCTATACAAAGATAGCAGGAGAGCTATACAGGCGCGGTTTTTCGCAACCATTGCTAAAATGCTTAAACAAGGATGAAGCAAGAGAGGTAATGGACGAAATTCATGAGGGTGTATGCGAAAATCACATAGGAGGACGAGCTCTCGCTGCAAAAATAGCCAGGACAGGATACTACTGGCCGACCATGAAGAGAGACTGCTTAGCAAAAGTCAAGGCATGTgacaaatgccagaaacacgaaGCCATCTCCACAAAACCGGCCGAGGTATTGCACAGTATGGAG GCCGAAGCTGCTAACCGAGTTGTGTTACAGGCGATCAAGAAAAAGCTCAATAACGCGAAGGGAGAGTGGGCCGAGCTAATACCGAAAATATTATGGAGCTACAACACCACGGTACAAAACACCACGGGTGAGACACCCTTCAGACTAGTCTATGGTTCGGAAGCATTAATCCCCGTAGAAATCGGGATTCCAACAATAAGAGCCGAGCTATATGACGAACAACATAACACAAGAGCCAGAAAAGCCGAGCTCGACCTAGCCGAGGAAGATAGGAAAATCGCTGCCATCAAACAAAGAGCTCAGAAACAACTAGCAGAAAAGAAGCACAACAAAAAGGTTGTGCCGAGGACCTTCTCGGAAGGCGATCTGGTTCTCAGACGAACAGAAGAAGCTAGACGACCTCATTCACACGGCAAGCTAGCCACAAACTGGGAAGGCCCATTCCGAATATCAAAAGTACTCGGAATGGGGGCTTACCAACTTCAAACACTACAAGGCAATACAATGTCGGGGAACTGGAATGTCTCCTCCCTGAAAATGTACAGATCATAA
- the LOC130974473 gene encoding uncharacterized protein LOC130974473 — translation MFFNGPNNDPVLCRAFPTYLDGAALLWFSKLSAGSIASFEDLARSFIDYFAATRIYVHGSDYLSTISQGPQESLKDYMTRFTDATMEIPDLNPAVHLHALKAGLRPRKFREIIAVTKPKILDEFRERAAGQMEIEELREADKTERRPRKEDDRPSRSANTRDIGKPFKLTPKFDNYTRINTKREKIIKEILNAKIIKPPTRAGSYQDQRFVDKSKHCAFHQKYGHTTDECVIAKDLLERLARQGLLDKYIEGRKHRESNKEERHQTSASKDTNKWLNNNPPKGVINCISGGFAGGGKTNSARKRSYRAMLAIEGTTPPNNKDMQDLEITFNQADICSAPLTQTTR, via the coding sequence ATGTTTTTTAACGGACCTAATAACGATCCTGTGCTTTGCAGAGCTTTCCCTACTTATCTAGACGGGGCTGCCCTACTTTGGTTTTCGAAATTGTCTGCAGGATCAATCGCTTCCTTCGAAGATCTGGCTAGGTCTTTCATCGATTACTTTGCAGCAACTCGGATCTATGTACATGGATCAGACTATCTCAGCACCATCAGCCAAGGCCCACAGGAAAGCTTAAAAGATTATATGACCAGGTTCACAGATGCCACCATGGAAATACCTGACCTAAACCCTGCCGTCCACCTACATGCCCTCAAAGCCGGACTCAGGCCCAGAAAATTCAGAGAAATAATCGCGGTTACCAAGCCAAAAATACTGGACGAATTCCGGGAAAGGGCAGCAGGACAAATGGAGATCGAAGAACTCCGAGAGGCCGACAAAACCGAAAGGAGACCAAGAAAAGAGGACGACAGACCCTCCAGATCAGCGAACACTAGAGACATCGGCAAACCATTCAAGCTCACCCCAAAATTTGATAACTACACCAGAATCAATACGAAGAGAGAAAAGATAATCAAAGAAATACTCAATGCCAAGATTATAAAGCCACCAACCAGAGCGGGAAGCTACCAAGATCAGCGATTCGTCGACAAAAGCAAGCACTGTGCCTTCCACCAGAAATATGGTCATACAACCGACGAGTGCGTGATAGCCAAAGATCTCTTGGAAAGATTAGCACGGCAGGGCCTCTTGGACAAGTACATCGAGGGGCGAAAACACAGGGAAAGCAACAAAGAAGAACGTCATCAAACCTCGGCCAGCAAAGATACCAACAAATGGCTGAACAACAACCCACCTAAGGGGGTTATAAACTGCATATCTGGAGGATTCGCAGGAGGCGGCAAAACAAATTCAGCACGGAAACGGAGTTACCGTGCAATGCTAGCAATCGAAGGAACAACACCGCCAAACAACAAAGATATGCAGGACCTAGAAATCACTTTTAACCAAGCTGATATATGCTCGGCGCCCCTCACACAGACGACCCGGTAG